A region of Terriglobia bacterium DNA encodes the following proteins:
- a CDS encoding recombinase family protein, which produces MAKSKNTTAVFSQDRPIHRVALYARVSTLNGHQDPEMQLSELREYATRRGLSIHEEYVDEGVSGSKESRPALNRLMTDAQKCRFDAILVWKIDRFGRSLKHLVNSLADLSAYGVTFISLRDNLDLSTPSGRLMFQIIGAMAEFERALIQERVRAGLRNAKAKGKRIGRPRQVVESSEVLKLRAEGLSWRAISERLRLGLGTVYRAISSDPNNH; this is translated from the coding sequence ATGGCTAAGAGCAAAAATACCACAGCCGTCTTTTCTCAGGACAGGCCCATTCATCGCGTCGCGCTGTATGCGCGCGTATCCACTCTCAATGGCCACCAAGACCCCGAAATGCAGCTCTCCGAGCTGCGCGAATATGCCACTCGCAGAGGCTTGAGCATTCATGAAGAATATGTTGACGAAGGCGTCTCTGGTTCAAAAGAATCCCGTCCCGCCCTGAACCGTTTGATGACAGACGCGCAAAAATGCAGGTTTGACGCTATCTTGGTTTGGAAGATTGACCGGTTTGGGCGGAGCCTGAAGCATCTGGTTAATTCTCTTGCCGATCTGAGCGCTTATGGAGTCACGTTTATCAGTCTGCGGGACAATTTGGATTTGAGTACTCCGTCAGGCCGGCTGATGTTTCAGATTATCGGCGCGATGGCTGAATTCGAGCGGGCGTTGATTCAAGAACGTGTGAGAGCCGGTCTTCGTAACGCCAAGGCCAAAGGCAAGCGAATCGGCCGGCCACGGCAGGTAGTCGAGTCGTCAGAGGTACTGAAGCTTCGGGCTGAGGGCCTTTCTTGGCGTGCCATTTCGGAGCGATTGAGGCTCGGGCTGGGGACGGTGTACCGGGCAATAAGTTCGGACCCGAATAATCACTGA
- a CDS encoding LuxR C-terminal-related transcriptional regulator, which yields MTNAGFSDVTALQNNVAPSVETVSEPAISPRESPAADESRVPGGVPRKKEKLPAKTADLSQYLDEAQLTDRQRECFSLKFEYGLRFSAIAHRLGISRKTVDEHIAAARRRMEWSKVKDKIKAKKARLNPEE from the coding sequence ATGACAAATGCAGGTTTCAGCGATGTGACGGCTTTGCAAAACAATGTTGCACCTTCGGTGGAAACGGTCTCTGAACCAGCGATATCTCCCAGGGAGAGTCCCGCAGCCGACGAAAGTCGAGTGCCCGGCGGCGTGCCACGCAAAAAAGAGAAACTGCCGGCTAAGACTGCCGATTTGTCCCAGTATTTAGATGAGGCGCAACTGACGGACCGGCAGCGCGAGTGTTTTTCTCTAAAATTCGAGTATGGATTGAGGTTCAGTGCGATTGCCCACCGATTAGGGATAAGTCGCAAGACGGTCGATGAGCACATCGCTGCGGCCCGTCGAAGAATGGAATGGTCCAAAGTTAAAGATAAAATAAAAGCAAAAAAGGCCCGCCTCAATCCTGAAGAATGA
- a CDS encoding helix-turn-helix domain-containing protein, with translation MPTKQAAEMLGTTVGTLKSWRSRGLGPKWVKLGAAVRYDVEELLDFIKRNTRVPSVRALVEERRGTL, from the coding sequence ATCCCCACGAAACAAGCTGCCGAAATGCTCGGAACAACTGTTGGAACGCTGAAGAGCTGGCGCTCCCGAGGACTTGGCCCCAAATGGGTCAAGCTGGGAGCCGCGGTGCGGTATGATGTCGAGGAGCTTCTTGATTTCATCAAGAGGAACACCCGCGTACCTTCCGTGCGAGCACTCGTGGAGGAGCGTCGTGGAACTCTTTAA
- a CDS encoding site-specific integrase, giving the protein MELFKRKNSKCWWYDFAVRGERYRGSTKETNKTAAQAKAARLLTDIAESRNLHCGKKAPVLSDFADRFLAYLMNAKLADNSKRYLRCGWKLLEQTRIIGMRMSNIRTEDIDALTFPGSAYNVNCALKTLRRMLNLAHEWGLIGGVPRIRLMKELGRSIRLDEEAERKLLAYARQPLRDVIILMRDTGMRNRKELFRMRIENLDWNTRTIFVPDSKTPTGRRYIPMSDRVLDLLMIRCGERREGWVFPANSAAGHLTTLDKQFREARKAAGLPKNLVLYSARHDFGTRVLQKTGNLAAVMRVMGHSDPRIAMHYQHPDLELIRQGLNVGSSDARVQ; this is encoded by the coding sequence GTGGAACTCTTTAAGAGGAAGAACTCAAAATGCTGGTGGTACGACTTCGCCGTCCGCGGAGAGCGGTATCGCGGATCAACCAAAGAGACCAACAAAACTGCCGCCCAAGCCAAAGCGGCACGATTATTAACCGACATCGCTGAAAGCAGGAACCTTCATTGTGGCAAGAAGGCACCAGTGCTTTCAGACTTTGCTGATCGCTTCCTGGCTTATCTGATGAATGCTAAATTGGCAGATAATTCCAAGAGGTATCTGCGATGCGGATGGAAGCTGCTGGAGCAAACGAGAATCATCGGAATGCGCATGAGCAACATACGGACGGAGGACATTGACGCACTGACGTTTCCGGGTTCAGCATACAACGTTAACTGTGCGCTCAAGACCTTGCGACGTATGTTGAATCTGGCGCATGAATGGGGGCTGATCGGTGGAGTGCCAAGAATCAGATTGATGAAAGAGCTCGGTCGTTCAATACGTTTGGACGAAGAGGCGGAGCGCAAACTCCTGGCGTATGCTCGCCAGCCGCTGCGCGACGTGATCATTCTGATGCGGGACACTGGCATGCGTAACCGGAAAGAGCTGTTTCGGATGCGCATAGAGAACCTGGACTGGAACACCCGTACGATCTTCGTTCCAGATAGCAAGACCCCCACCGGAAGGCGTTACATTCCCATGAGTGATCGCGTTCTGGATCTGCTCATGATCCGCTGCGGTGAGCGGCGCGAGGGATGGGTATTTCCAGCGAACTCCGCAGCAGGGCACCTCACTACACTGGACAAGCAATTTCGAGAGGCGCGGAAAGCAGCCGGCCTTCCGAAGAATCTCGTGCTCTATTCTGCCCGGCATGATTTCGGAACCCGCGTCTTGCAGAAGACAGGGAACCTCGCCGCAGTTATGAGGGTCATGGGGCATTCCGATCCCCGGATTGCAATGCATTATCAGCATCCTGACCTGGAGCTCATCAGGCAGGGGTTGAATGTAGGGAGTAGTGACGCCAGAGTGCAGTAA
- a CDS encoding methyltransferase domain-containing protein produces METKAVPAPSEADQKLQQEFNQWAAAGRGDEMESHHSDITEQTLALMALQPADRVLDLGCGTGWASRRMAQVATQGEIVRLDVADEMLRRAEQASADFKNIRYVWGSAESIPAEDNTFSKVLSVESFYYYADQGKALDELRRVMAPGGRLFILINLYTDNHYSLRWVSELKVAVQALSEAEYVALLKKHGFIDVQTRRIPDRSPTPEIYSGKWFKNADELRDFKRIGALLLIAAKG; encoded by the coding sequence ATGGAGACTAAAGCTGTGCCCGCACCGTCTGAAGCCGACCAAAAGCTGCAACAGGAATTCAACCAGTGGGCCGCCGCCGGTCGCGGCGACGAGATGGAAAGCCACCACTCGGACATCACCGAGCAGACCCTGGCGCTCATGGCCCTGCAGCCCGCCGACCGCGTGCTGGACCTGGGCTGCGGCACCGGCTGGGCCTCGCGACGCATGGCCCAGGTGGCGACGCAAGGCGAAATCGTCCGCCTGGACGTCGCCGACGAGATGCTGCGCCGCGCTGAACAGGCTTCAGCGGACTTCAAAAATATCCGTTACGTTTGGGGATCGGCGGAGAGCATTCCCGCCGAAGACAACACCTTCAGCAAAGTCTTGTCTGTGGAATCGTTCTACTACTATGCCGACCAAGGCAAAGCCCTGGACGAACTGCGCCGGGTGATGGCTCCCGGCGGCAGGTTGTTCATCCTTATTAATTTGTACACAGATAATCACTACTCGCTGCGCTGGGTGAGCGAACTGAAAGTGGCGGTGCAGGCGCTCTCAGAGGCCGAGTACGTCGCGCTGCTGAAGAAACATGGGTTCATTGACGTGCAGACCCGCCGCATTCCGGACCGCAGCCCCACGCCGGAAATCTATTCCGGCAAGTGGTTCAAGAACGCGGACGAGCTGCGCGACTTCAAACGCATTGGCGCCTTGCTGCTAATCGCGGCGAAGGGGTAA
- a CDS encoding DMT family protein: MLTILLLLCSNIFMTFAWYGHLKYQNVPLWKVTLVSWGIAFFEYCFQVPANRIGSHTFSAAQLKTIQEIITLVVFSGFSIWYLKQDIRWNYAVGFFFMVLAAFFVFKKW, translated from the coding sequence ATGCTCACCATTCTTCTGCTCTTATGTTCCAACATCTTTATGACTTTTGCCTGGTACGGCCACCTCAAGTACCAGAACGTGCCGCTGTGGAAAGTCACGCTGGTCAGCTGGGGCATCGCCTTCTTCGAGTATTGTTTTCAAGTCCCGGCAAACCGCATCGGCAGCCATACTTTCAGCGCCGCGCAACTGAAGACCATTCAGGAAATCATCACGCTGGTGGTGTTCTCAGGATTTTCCATCTGGTACTTGAAACAGGACATCCGGTGGAATTACGCGGTGGGATTTTTCTTTATGGTTCTGGCGGCGTTCTTTGTTTTCAAGAAGTGGTGA